In Deinococcus psychrotolerans, the genomic window TCACCACCGTGACGAGCAGCACCGTGACCACCACGCCGAGCAGCCCCACTGCCGCGCAGGCGGCCAGCACCGTGCAATTGCTGGGCGCAGCGCTCTCGGCCCTGAGTTTGGGTGACGTCAGCGGCTTGTTTACCAGCGATCCACTCAACCCCGTGGCTGTCAAAGCGATGCTGGCGGCGGCCACACCCGCAACGCTGAGCGCCGCCGCCAAGCTGAAATTCAGCGTCACCCCCGGCGAAGATGCGGGCGCTTACCGCCTCGTCGGCCTGACTTATACGCTGCCGGACGGCAGCGAGCGCTTCGCGCAGTTGGCCGTGGCGAGTGAGGGCAGCCTGAATACCCGCAGTGGGCCGCGCATCGTGTATTTGTCGGCGTTTAATCCAGCCCGCGCCGCCACGCCCGCGCTGGACGGGCTGAGCAAAAATGTGGACACGATGCTGGCCGACATCAAGGCCGCGCTGAACTTGCCGTAGGTGTTGTCCGCTGTGGGTGCTGTCAGTGCCGCCCTCAGTACGGTGCTCAGCGCTGCGCTAGAGTGGCCGCCATGCTCGCTTGGATTTTGGTGGGTGGGCGACTGGTTCTCACGCCCGCCCTCGCCGCCCTGCCCCGCCCGCACCTCGTCGTCGCCGCCGACGGGGGAGTGCGGCACGCCGCTGCCCTGGATGTCCAAGTAGACGCCTGGGTGGGCGATTTTGATTCCTCGGACGGCCTGACGCTGGACGCGCCCCGCGAAGTGCATCCGGCGGCCAAAGACAGCACCGACTTCGAATTGGCCGTGTCGGTGGCCCGAGAAAGAGGCGCGACCGAACTCATCATTCTGGGCGCGTTCGGGGGCCGCTTTGACCACGCCTTCGCTTTGGCGATGGGGGCCTGCCGACTCGCTGGCGAAGGGCTTAAGGTAGTGCTGCACAGCGGCAACGAAGCGGGCTATCCACTGCTGCCAAGCTCTCCGGTGCATCTGGCGCTGCAGACTGGGCAGACCTTCAGCGTGCTGGCCGCCTCGCCGCTGCGGGGGCTGACGCTGCGCGGCGCTCGCTGGCCGCTGACGGGTGTGGACGTGCCGATGGGCAGCGGCCTGACCGTCAGCAACGAAGCGGCGGGCGGTCTGCTGAGCGCCGAGTTGCAAGGAGGCGTGGCGCTGCTGACGGTGCTGAGCGAAGTAAGGCGGGCTTAAGCCGACTTCACCCGATTATTCAACTGCCCTTCAGCTTGCCGCTCTACTCTGAGGTTATGTACAATTTCCGTTTCAGCCGCCTCGCGCTTCCCCTGACTTTGGTGTTGGTCAGTACGGCGGCAGCTTCAACTCCGCAGCCTAGCGGCCAGCTGCTGGCGCAAAGTGCTGGGGCCAACACCCCTGATCAGACCAGTAAACCCCAAACGCCGCTTACCCAAGCTGAACTCAGTAAATTCCTGGCAGTTCGCAGCGCCGAACGCCAAGCGCTGGGCGAGAGTTTTTCGAGTTTACAAAACCTCTGGCAAGGCATCAAAGACGGCAACACCCCCAGCTTTTTGCAGGTGACGGGAGCGCTGCGCGAACTGGGCGGCTCGGTGGGCGACGCCAAAGCCGCTCAGAAAGCGGCGCTGACCAAGCAAAACCTCAGCCGCGAGCGCTTCGACGCCGTTCGCAGCCAAGTCAATAGAGCGCTGGGCGTGCCTGGCGTTGAATTTGACAAGCTGTTTAGCCAACTGAGGAGCGGCGACCTCTCTAATCTCGGCAGCACCGTCAACACCGATACCGATCCGCAGACCAAAGCGCTGATCGAGCCGAAGCGCACTGACCTGCTGGAGACGGCGGCGCTGGGCCTGCTGGGTTTGTAGGTACTAGGGTTTGTAGCCATTTGGGTTTAGGGCCGTCTAAACCTCTAACTGCAACTTTCCGCACCCTTCCCCCGTATCAGGAGCATGTGGGCAAGACGGGGATGTGGATGCGGCTGCGGCGGCTCCTTGGTGCTGCTGATCGTCTTATTGACGGCGGGCTACTTTTTGGTTTATCGCCCAGTGGCGGTTTTTGTAGACGGGCTGCGAGCGCCCCCGGGTCAGTCGGCGGGGGTTCCGGCGGCCAGCGGCAACATTCGGGCCGTACCCAGCAAGGCCGATATCGAAAAGTTCGTGCGGATTCGCCGGGCCGAGCGTCAGGCTCTGGGCAGCAACTTCGCAAGCGTCCAGACCATTTTCCAGCAAGTTCAAAATGGGCAGACGCCCAGCTTTTGGCAAGTGACGGGCGTGCTGCGGGGCGTGGGCAGTTCGGTGGGCGCGGTACGGGCGGCGCAGACGGCGGGCTTGGCGAGCGAGAAGCTCAGCCGAGAGCGTTACAACGTCCTCAGAGACGACGTGAACCGCGCTTTGGGCTTGCCGGACATCGATTTCGGCAAAATCGCTACCGAGCTGAAAAATGGCAAGCTGCCGGATTTGAACACCGCCGTCAAGCTGGAGGCCGACCCCAAAACCGCCGCCCTGATCCAGCCGTTTAAAAGCGAACTCACCGCGACGGCGGCGCTGGGACTGCTGGGCTTTTAAGGCTGTCACCTCTGTGCAGACGAGCCTGAATGACACAGCAGCAGCGAGCAAGGCCAGCGCCAGTCAAGCGTAAAGCCAATAGCCCTTCACCCCTTGCCCATCTGTTTTGAATCTGATTGACGGCCCGTCCGCTTAGCCTTGAGGCATGAAGATTGCAGTCATCGGAGCGGCGGGCGGGGTTGGGCGGCAAGTGGCGAGTCAGTTGGTACAGGCGGGCCACGAAGTGCGGGCGCTGGTTCGCACGCAGGAGCAGGCCGATATGCTCAGCCTCCACGGCGCGGCCCCGGTGATGGGCGACCTGACGGGCGAGTGGCAGCAGGTGCTGGACGGCACGGACGCGGTGGTTTGGGCGGCGGGCGCGGGAATGAGCGGCAAATATCAGGCCATCGACGGGGACGCGCTGGTGAACGTGGCTGACACCTTAGCCCAGCAGGGGCCAAAGCGGTTGGTGGTGGTGTCGAGCATGGGCGTAGACCGCCCAGAACAAATGCCGCCGTTTTTGATGCCCGTCCTCAAGGTCAAAGCTGTTTCAGACGCGCACGTGCAGCAAAGCGGACTGGCGTTTACAGTTGTGCGGCCCGGCGGCCTGAGCGACCAGCCCGGTACCGGCCAGATCACGCTGGCGCAGCCCGCTCCCAGAGGACAGATTCCCCGCGAGGACGTGGCCCGCGTGGTGGTGGCCTGCTTGGAGAACGCAGGCAGCATTGGCCACACTTTTGAAATCGTCAGCGGCGAAACGGGCGTCCACGAAGCGGTAGCCGCGCTCTGAGACGAATTGCGTAACGCAGGCCCTTGAAATCCACCTTAATCCGAGTAGTATAGTCAGGATTATGACCGTTTCTCCCAGCGATGTCACGCTCAGCACCCTCAAACCCGGCGAGGCGGCGTATGTGGTCGCGCTTGATCCCAAGCATCCGCTGCGCCGCCGCCTCCTTGAACTCGGCTTTATTCGCGGCGCGAAAGTGGACGTGATGCGCCTCGCGCCGATGGGCGACCCGGTGCATCTGCGGCTGGGCAATACCGATCTGGCGCTGCGGGCTGCCGACTTGGTGGGCGTGACGGTGAGGCGCTCGTGACCGCTTCCCCCCCGCCCTCGCCGCGTGTAGACGAAGCGGCCTGCGCCGACACCGTCGCCCGCCTGCGTGCCCACCGCGAGCCGCGCACCTTGGTGGTGGGCAACCCCAACACCGGCAAGTCCACCTTGATCAATGCGGTGGCCGGAACCCGCCTGAAGGTCGGCAACTGGTCGGGCGTCACGGTAGAAAAGCGGGAAGCGCACCTCAAGCGCGGCGAGCAAACCATTCACCTGCTCGACTTGCCCGGCGCGTATTCGCTTTCGCCCCACACCCCCGAAGAGCTGATTACCCGCACCGCCCTGCTCGACGAAGCGCCGGACGTGCTGCTCAATGTGGTGGACGCCGGAAACCTGGAGCGCAATCTGTATTTGACGCTGCAACTCCTCGAATTCCAGGTGCCGATGCTGCTGGCCCTCAACTTGGTGGACGAAGCCAAGAACAAAGGGCTGGAAGTGGACGCCGCCGCGCTGAGCCAAGAACTCGGCGTGCCGGTCGTGGAAACAGTCGGTGTCAAGAATATCGGCACGGCGGGCCTGCTCGATGCCACGCTGAGCCGAGCGCAAATCGGCCACCCGCTGCGCTACCCGGAAGCCATCGAAACCGCCGCCGCCGACTTGGAAGACAAGATGGCAGCTCTAGCGACCTTGCCGCCGCACGCCTACCGCTATCTGGCACTCAGCCTCTTGGAAGGCGATCCGAGTTTGCGGGGCCGACTGAGCGCCACCGGACACACGCCACTCGTGGACGCTGCCGACGCCCACCGCGCCGCGCTGGAACTCGGCGGCTTCGATCCGCTGATTGAAATTGCCGAGGCCCGCTACGCCCGCGCCGGAGACATTGCCCGCCGCGCCGTGCCGAATGCCGAACTCAAACTGACCCTGACCGAGCGCTTGGACAAACTGGCGCTCAACCCGTGGCTGGGCATTCCGATTTTCCTCGGCTTGGTGCTGCTGGTCTTCCGGCTGACGTTTACCATCGCCGCGCCGTTCGTAGACCTGATCGGCGGGCCGCTGCAAGACGTGGCGAGCGGCTGGGCGGTGAGCCTGCTGGGCGGCATTCCGCTGCTCAAAGACGTCGTGGTGGGCGCGATTATTCCCGGCGTCGGCACGGTGCTGAGTTTCTTGCCCACCCTGCTGGTGCTCTACCTCGCCATGAGCTTTCTGGAAGACAGCGGCTATATGGCCCGCGCCGCCTTCCTTGCTGACCGCACCATGCGCGGGCTGGGGCTGGACGGCCGCGCCTTCATTCCGCTGATCCTGGGCTTCGGCTGCAACGTGCCGGCCGTCTACGCCACCCGCACCCTGGAGCGCAAATCAGACCGGGTACTGGTCAGCATGATCTTGCCGTTTATGAGTTGCTCGGCCCGCTTGCCGGTCTACGTGATCTTCTCGGCGGCGCTCTTTCCCAAAGCGGGCGCGTGGGTGGTCTGGAGCATGTACGTGCTGGGCATGGCGGTGGCGTTCGCGTTTGCCTGGGTGCTGCGCAAAACCTCCTTGCCCGCCGAGGGCAGCGGGGTGCTGCTGGAGCTGCCGCCCTACCGCTTCCCCGCTTGGAAAGTGATGTGGACGCACGCCACACGCCGCACCGCCAGCTTTGCCAAACGCGCCCGCACCACCGTTCTGGCCACCGTCGCGGTGGTGTGGGTGCTGCTCTCCATTCCGGCCGTCAGCGGCCAGGCGTTCGGTGAAGTCGCTCCCGCCCAGAGTTTGTTTGGACGGGCCAGCGAGGCGGTCAGCCCCATCTTCGCGCCGCTGGGCTTCGGCAACTGGCAAGCGACGGGGGCGCTCGTTCCCGGCTTTATCGCCAAAGAAGTGGTGGTCGGCACGCTGGGCCAGATCTACCTGGGCGAAGAAGCCAAACGGGCCGAGCCGCTGGGCTTGGTGGCCGGCCTTCGGCAAACTGCGCTCTCCACTTGGGAAGCAGTCAAGACTTCGGTGCAGGCGCTGCCCACCCTGATCGCCCTGCCCAGCTTGGGGGCCGATTCCAGCGCCGAGCAGAAAACGCCACTGGCCAAGGCGCTGGCCAAAGCCTTTACGCCCGCTGCGGGGCTGGCTTACCTGGTCTTCGTGCTGCTGTACACGCCTTGCGTGGCCACCATCGGAGCTATGCAAGCCGAGCACGGGCGGCGGGTGGCCTGGATGACGGTGGCTTACGAAATGGGCATCGCCTGGGTGGCGGGCCTGATCGTGTACCAGATTGCGAGGCACTTTCTATGACTTCTCCCCTCTCTACCATTTTGGGCAGCTTGGCGGGAAATCCCCGCACTCTGCCGGAACTCTCGCGCCATCTGGGCAGCTCGCCTGAAGCGCTTGAAGGCATGCTGCGAACCCTCTACGCCGGAGGTTACGTGCAAGAAGCCGTGCAAGGCAACGGCGACTGCTCGTGCAACGGGTGCAGCCTCAAAAGCATGTGCCGCAACTTTGGCGACGAAACGCCAGATTTTCACTTGCTGCGGCTGACCGAGCGCGGCGAGAAGTATTTGAAGCGCAGCTTGTAGCGGTGAGGAAAGGCGTTAGGCTGGCGGCATGAAGTTCACCGTCCTCTCCACCAGCCTCAGCCCCCAGAGCCGCAGCCGAATGCTGGCGCGACTTGCTGCCGAGCGCCTGAGTCAGCAAGGCCACCAAGTCACGCTGCTGGATTTGCGCGACACGCCGCTGCCCACCTTTGACGACGACGCCACCTACGCGCACCCCAACGTGCATCTGTACCGTCAGGCGATTGAGCAGGCCGACGGGGTAATTTTGGCGCTGCCAGTCTACAACTGGGCCACCGGCAGCGGCGCGAAAAACCTGATCGAGCTGACTGGCTCTCACAGCACCACGCGCGGCCTGACCGCCGTTTGGTTCGACAAGGTCGTGACCTTTTTGGTGGCAGGCGGCCTGATGCACAGCTACGTTTCGCATCACCCGCTGGCGCTGGGCCTGCTGACCGATTTCAAATGCATCCTCAACCCGTATCACGTCTACGCGGTGGGCGAGGACTGGGAAGGTGACACCCTGAAACCTTTGATTGCCGCAAGGCTGGAAAAGACGCTGAGCGTGGCCGTAGAACTCTCAGAGCGGTTAGACGCACGAAAGTACCGCTCAACCTGGGAGATGTAAGCGCCCTGCTCAGTCTGCTTGGCCTTGTCCCAATAGCCGCCCCGTGCTGAGGTCTAGGCTGACTTGACCACGTAGCACCTCGCCGCTGAGCAAGTCCGTCCAGTCGCCCTGCGGTAAGGTCAACATGATGGCTTCAGGGGTGCGTGAGGCCAGCGCCAAGACCCGCTCGGCGTGGCCGCTTCCGGCGGTGTACTCGCGCACGAAGCCGACGGCGTCCGGCGTTTGCAACACGAAGCGCAAATGCCCTTGTTGCAGGGCCAGCGCGTTGCGGCGCACTTTGATGAGCTGCTGAACCTCGGCCCGCAACTCGGTGTCCCACTCGGCCTCGTTCCAAGGCATGCTCTCGCGGCACCACGGCATTGCGCCCTCCTGAGCCTGCGACAGCCCGATCTCGGTGCCGTAGTACAGGCACGGCACGCCCGCGTAGGCCAGCAGCAAAGTGAGAGCGGCCCGCAGCTTGCGGGTATCGCCGCCGAGCCGAAACAGAGCGCGGGGAATGTCGTGCGAGTCGAGCAGATTGAACATGCTGAGCGCCACTTGCGGCGGCAGAGCGTGATAAGTATCGGCCAACAGGGCGCACAGTTCTTCGCCACCCAAGCGGCTGGGAGTGAACGTGTAGCTGTGGCCCGAAAACCACTGCATCAGCGGCAGGCCAAAGCCGTGATAGTTCATCGCGCCGTCTTCGCCGCTGCCATCAAGGGCAGCTTCTGGGTCAAAGAAGCGCTCGCCGAACACGTAAGCGTCTCTCTTCTCGGCGCGGGCGGCCCGCTTGAGCGAGCGGTGCAGATCCAAGTTGCCCTCGTCGGTGCCGCCCTTGCCGATCATGTGGGCCACGTCCAGCCGCCAGCCGTCCGCACCGCGCCGCAGCCACTGGCGCACCACGCTCTGCTCGCCCGCCAAGAACTCCTGCTCGGCGTCGCCGCTGAGGTAATCGAGCTTGGGCAGGGTGGGCACATCAAAAAAAGCGTGGTAGGGCAACTCATGCTGCGTTTTTTCCTGCTCATCCCGCCAGGTGAACATGGCCCGCT contains:
- a CDS encoding thiamine diphosphokinase, with the translated sequence MLAWILVGGRLVLTPALAALPRPHLVVAADGGVRHAAALDVQVDAWVGDFDSSDGLTLDAPREVHPAAKDSTDFELAVSVARERGATELIILGAFGGRFDHAFALAMGACRLAGEGLKVVLHSGNEAGYPLLPSSPVHLALQTGQTFSVLAASPLRGLTLRGARWPLTGVDVPMGSGLTVSNEAAGGLLSAELQGGVALLTVLSEVRRA
- a CDS encoding SDR family oxidoreductase; this translates as MKIAVIGAAGGVGRQVASQLVQAGHEVRALVRTQEQADMLSLHGAAPVMGDLTGEWQQVLDGTDAVVWAAGAGMSGKYQAIDGDALVNVADTLAQQGPKRLVVVSSMGVDRPEQMPPFLMPVLKVKAVSDAHVQQSGLAFTVVRPGGLSDQPGTGQITLAQPAPRGQIPREDVARVVVACLENAGSIGHTFEIVSGETGVHEAVAAL
- a CDS encoding FeoA family protein — protein: MTVSPSDVTLSTLKPGEAAYVVALDPKHPLRRRLLELGFIRGAKVDVMRLAPMGDPVHLRLGNTDLALRAADLVGVTVRRS
- the feoB gene encoding ferrous iron transport protein B produces the protein MTASPPPSPRVDEAACADTVARLRAHREPRTLVVGNPNTGKSTLINAVAGTRLKVGNWSGVTVEKREAHLKRGEQTIHLLDLPGAYSLSPHTPEELITRTALLDEAPDVLLNVVDAGNLERNLYLTLQLLEFQVPMLLALNLVDEAKNKGLEVDAAALSQELGVPVVETVGVKNIGTAGLLDATLSRAQIGHPLRYPEAIETAAADLEDKMAALATLPPHAYRYLALSLLEGDPSLRGRLSATGHTPLVDAADAHRAALELGGFDPLIEIAEARYARAGDIARRAVPNAELKLTLTERLDKLALNPWLGIPIFLGLVLLVFRLTFTIAAPFVDLIGGPLQDVASGWAVSLLGGIPLLKDVVVGAIIPGVGTVLSFLPTLLVLYLAMSFLEDSGYMARAAFLADRTMRGLGLDGRAFIPLILGFGCNVPAVYATRTLERKSDRVLVSMILPFMSCSARLPVYVIFSAALFPKAGAWVVWSMYVLGMAVAFAFAWVLRKTSLPAEGSGVLLELPPYRFPAWKVMWTHATRRTASFAKRARTTVLATVAVVWVLLSIPAVSGQAFGEVAPAQSLFGRASEAVSPIFAPLGFGNWQATGALVPGFIAKEVVVGTLGQIYLGEEAKRAEPLGLVAGLRQTALSTWEAVKTSVQALPTLIALPSLGADSSAEQKTPLAKALAKAFTPAAGLAYLVFVLLYTPCVATIGAMQAEHGRRVAWMTVAYEMGIAWVAGLIVYQIARHFL
- a CDS encoding FeoC-like transcriptional regulator — its product is MTSPLSTILGSLAGNPRTLPELSRHLGSSPEALEGMLRTLYAGGYVQEAVQGNGDCSCNGCSLKSMCRNFGDETPDFHLLRLTERGEKYLKRSL
- a CDS encoding NADPH-dependent FMN reductase — its product is MKFTVLSTSLSPQSRSRMLARLAAERLSQQGHQVTLLDLRDTPLPTFDDDATYAHPNVHLYRQAIEQADGVILALPVYNWATGSGAKNLIELTGSHSTTRGLTAVWFDKVVTFLVAGGLMHSYVSHHPLALGLLTDFKCILNPYHVYAVGEDWEGDTLKPLIAARLEKTLSVAVELSERLDARKYRSTWEM
- a CDS encoding alpha-amylase family glycosyl hydrolase translates to MLSPIPARHDHTPAYTAALGLPQGESVTLRVWTGLPVTGVSLKVVRVGEIEYLPAEAVTLPNWSGEGQWFEARLPIHAGRVRYAWELRLPDDHLNLTAAGLTHGRRGFRSWFQYLAGHIAPEWAWQSVFYQIFPDRFRDGDSSNNVREGEYQYQGRPIETRPWGAPIDQAGDVHAHYGGDLRGIQDALPYLTDLGVNALWLTPIFVSPSNHRYDISDYRHVDPHLGGDAAFDDLIGAVHAANLKIVLDGVFNHVGNEHALFQAALAGAERERAMFTWRDEQEKTQHELPYHAFFDVPTLPKLDYLSGDAEQEFLAGEQSVVRQWLRRGADGWRLDVAHMIGKGGTDEGNLDLHRSLKRAARAEKRDAYVFGERFFDPEAALDGSGEDGAMNYHGFGLPLMQWFSGHSYTFTPSRLGGEELCALLADTYHALPPQVALSMFNLLDSHDIPRALFRLGGDTRKLRAALTLLLAYAGVPCLYYGTEIGLSQAQEGAMPWCRESMPWNEAEWDTELRAEVQQLIKVRRNALALQQGHLRFVLQTPDAVGFVREYTAGSGHAERVLALASRTPEAIMLTLPQGDWTDLLSGEVLRGQVSLDLSTGRLLGQGQAD